GGAAACCAGATATGGGCGAGAACAGCGCGTAATACCGGGCCGGATAATATTGAATCGATCGCGGGCGATCTAACAATTGATTCGAATGGAGAGATTTATTTTGTAGGAGCTGCTCAAGGTGGCTTTGATGATCAAACTCAGATTGGAATAGAGGATGCACTTTTAATTAAATATGATTCGGATGGAAATAAACTTTGGGTCCGCTTATTAGGTGTTCCCGATCAAATTTCAGTTGCGAATGATGTAAGCTTAGATGCAGATAAAAACATTTACATAGTAGGTATTACATCAGGTGAGCTGGATGGCCAAACTCCGATCGGAACTTCTGATACGTTTGTAGTAAAATATGATTCGGATGGAAACAAACTATGGACCAGACTTATTGGCAATCCTGACTATTCCGGTTTTTTCAGATCGGAAACCCAAGGTTTCGGAATTACTGTGGATCCAAATGGGAATTCATATATCGCAGGAGCGATTTCTGCGGTAAAAATACCTTTTACTAATTCTATAGATAATGCTTTCGCAGCAAAATTCGACACGGATGGAAATTTAGTTTGGTCGAATTTGAAATACATGGAAGAGGTCACAAAGTGTGAGGTTCACGCCCAAGATGTAGTCCTAGGTTTGAATGATTCCTTTTTTGTAGTAGGTTATACTTCCTGTCTTTTAAATATTATAGATCCAGTTAATGGTATCAATAGCCTCTTTATTTCTAAAGAAATGATTGGGAACGGTATCTAGATAGCAATATATCAAGGTATTTCTTTGCCTCCTGCCTTTAGGGATACCTTGAAAGTTTCTTTTCTTTCTTTATTATTTATTTCCTAATTCGAAACCGATTCTAAACTGTCCGGATAGATGCGGTTTTTTCGAAAACACTTCATTTCCTCGATTTCGGTCCTTCTTTATTTACCGATTTTACTCACGTTTGCATGTGCTGGAGTCCCCGGAAATTCTTCTATTCCAGAAAAACCTGCGGAAGTACAGGCAAGTATAGTAGATAAGATCGAAACCCAAATAGAAAAGTTATTTGGAAAAGAAGAAGATCCAGAAGTAGTAAAAGTCCTGTTGGGCGGGGACGTCATGTTTAATTGGGGAATCCGGGACACAATCAAGTCCAAAGGAGAATTAGCCCCAGTTAAAGGTCTCAAATCCCTTTTTGAAAGTGCAGACCTAAGAGTATTAAATTTAGAAACTCCAGTAGTATCCGAAAAAAGTTGGGATCACGGTAAGGCTTACGTATTCCAAGCAAAAGAATCTGATCTAGAAACTATGAGCTTTTTAGGAGTGGATCTTGTTTCTCTTGGGAATAATCACGCAATGGATCATGGTCCGGAAGGATTAGAAGAAACTCTTAAATTTTTAGAAAATAGAAAGATCTCTTCTATTGGCGCGGGAAAAAATATAGAATTCGCTTTTCGTCCATGGATCTGGGAAGGGAAGGATACAACTCTTAGAGTTTATTCTGCAACTAATGTAGCAGAAGGTAGATCTCATTATGCCGGACAAACTCCAGGTGTCATGCCTTTGGATCCGGAGTTGATTCTGAAAAAATTCCAGATAGAAAAATTCCAACTGAATTCATCTAAAACTTCTAAAAGAGATAAAAAATCTAAAGCGCTTCCTCCGGGAAAACAATTCAGAATACTTTCTCTTCATTGGGGAGTGGAATATTCTCCTTTTCCAACAATTGAGCAGAGAAAAATCGCAAAAACTTTAGCTGACAGTGGATTGGATATTATAGTAGGGCATCATCCTCATATTCCCCAAGGTATTGAGAAGCTAGGAAATACGATTGTATTTTATTCTTTGGGGAATCTGATCTTCGGAAGTAGGAACGCCTACTTAAATCATAACTTAATTGTAATACTTCATATTAAAAAAAGCAAATTGATCAATATTGAACTTGTTCCTATTTTCGGAAAATTCCAAAACGAGGATCATTTGGTCAGACCTCTTGAAGGAAAGGAAGCAGAGAATTTTTTAAAAGAAGTCGCAGTCCTTTCCCAAGACTTGGGCACTAAGATTCGGATCGATGGGGACAGGGCTTGGGTCGAATTGGATTAGGCTACGTTAGCCCAGTTTTCTATTCTCAATCCTGGAATTTTTTGGAAATGTTTTTCATTATTCGTAACTAAAGTATAGTTCAAATACAAAGCCGTAGAGCCGATGAGTAAATCAAAGTCCTCTACAGTATTACCTTTTTTCTGTTGGTTCGCTTTGAGTTCTCCAAACGTTTCCATAATTCCTTCGGTCAACTCTATCACAGGAAAAAGTTCGGCAATTCTTCGGACCGTTGCCAGATTTCTTTCTTTGTAAGAAGATTTTTGGGCTCCAAAGATCAATTCTCCATAGGTGATTACGGAAACTGATTTGATGGAGTTCTTACGATCCAAAAAATTTTGCCGAACAATTGGATCTTCTTTTAAGCTATAGATGATGATATCAGTATCAATCAAATAGCTCATCAGCATCCTTCCCTAGCGTGTTCTTGGTTCGAGAAGAGCGTATATCTTTTACGATCTTGTCTGGACTTCTGTCATCTACCCAGGAGCCTGATAATTCTAAGAAACCTAGGGTCTTACGTTCGGATTCTTTATTGTCGTGAGCTAGATAGTTCTCAATTAGAAGAACTACTTCTTGGCTTATGGATCTATGTTCCATTTCGGCCCTCCTTTTTAATGCTTCGTAAAGTCTATCGTCTATGTCCCTTACTTGTAAGTTCGCCATATTCTGAACCTCTCAGAATATTGTGCTTTTAATTTCATGAAATTGAAAGCACAATTCATGAAAAATTAGGTTACAGGGTAGAAAATGGATTCCTTCGCATTTTGGAGAGCCAAAGGATGGACTTGGAAAATGAAAATTAAGAAATGAAGAAGGTCCCGGAATACTCATTCTAATTACGCCTTAGAACCTTTTTTGGTGTCTAAGACGCCCAAATCTATTCCACTTGACCCCTTGCCCCTAAAGCCGAAAATAGGACAAAATTCGGTTCTTCTGCTCGCCGCATTTGCGCAGACGGGCATTTTCCCATAGGAGAAACTTTTGAGAAACTACGAGATTACTACAATCACGCGTTCAACCGCGAAGGAAGTAGCTAAAACTGAGGTCCTAGAGATCTTCAAAAAGCATTCCATCAACGTGACCGCAGAAGAAGAATGGGGTCAAAAGAAACTTTGGCATCCAATCCAACACCAAGACTACGGAATATTCACTCACTTCAAAGTGAATGCAGAACAATCCGCCTTAGAAAAGGTAGAGCGTGACTTTGGTCTTAACCAAAATTTACTGCGCTCTATGATCGTCCGCCTCAATGGCTAACGATATCAATCGGGTGACCCTTGTTGGGCGCCTGACCCGTGATCCGGAATTCAAAACCGTGAACGGGACTTCTCTTGTGAATTTTTCCTTAGCTAACGGTCGCACATACGTAACCGGCGGAGAGAAAAAAGAGGAAACTCATTTTTTCGACTGCGAGGCATGGGGAAAAGGCGCGGATATCATCCAGCAATACTGCAAGAAAGGCAAACAACTCGTGATCGAGGGACGCCTTAAGCAGGATACCTGGGAAACCATGGAAGGCAAGAAGGCCTCCCGCATTCGTATCGTTGTGGAAAATTTCCAGATGATAGGTGGTGCAAGGGAGAATGGAAGCGGAGAGTACGGCTCTTCTGCTAATAGCGGATCTTCTTCTTATTCGTCTGCTCAAGATGATATGGGAAGTTCCGGAACCGACGACGATATACCTTTTTAAAGAGGACAACATTCATGTCAGATAATGAAATACAAGAAGAATTAAAGCAGGAAATGACTGCTGAGGGCATGCCTTTAGATCAAGAAGGAGGACGCCCCCCTAAAAAACAAAACAAGTATAAGAAGAAAGTTTGCCGTTTCACTGCAGATCCTGAACTTGCTAAACAAATTAATTATAAGAACACCGAACTTTTGGAAAGATTCATCACTAACCGTGGTAAGATCATTCCAAGAAGAATTACTGGAACTTCTGCAAAGTATCAAAGGATCCTTGCGAGAGAGATCCGCAAAGCACGCAGTATCGGTCTTCTACCGTTCAAAGTAAACTAAGGAGAAACTAATGAGAGTAATATTACAAAAAGATGTTTCTAACTTAGGAGATGCTGGAGATGTAAAGGAAGTTGCGGACGGTTTCGCTCGTAATTTTCTTTTCCCTCAAAGACTCGCTGTAAGAGCTTCTGAAGGTAAGACCAAAATGGCTCTTCACCAAAGAAAACTTGCAGATCTTAAAAAAGAAAAACGCAAGAAAGATATGGAATCCATATCTTCTGGATTGAACGGAAAAGAATTCGAAATTTCCGTTAAAACCGGAGGTGGGGATAAACTTTTTGGAGCGGTAACTCCTGCTGATGTAGCAGCTTTGTTAAAAACCGCAGGATTCGAAGTAGACAAGCGCAAAATCGAATTCCCAGAGCCTATCCGTAACCTAGGTTCCTATAAATTGAAAGTGCGTCTTGCAGAAGGTATCCTCCCGACTATCACAGTTCATGTGAAGAAAGAGGAAGTCGTTTCTACCGAAGCGTAGTCCGGAACAAGAATGCAATCCGACTCCTTGTTTGAATTGGAATCCGAGAAATCTTTTCTCGGATTTCTGCTTCTTAAAGGAGCGGATAATCTAATCGATATCCCCCTCGTTCCTGAGGACTTTTACCAAGATACAAACAGAAGAATTTACAAGGCAATCCTGGACCTTGTGGACAAAAGGATCGCAGTAGATCCGGTCTCCGTCCTAAACTTCTTA
The genomic region above belongs to Leptospira saintgironsiae and contains:
- a CDS encoding SBBP repeat-containing protein encodes the protein MYPAFGRILFLISLVSFLSVSCAGSEQPDIISALALAFSNSEEPPTKIPSGPQKPWPTFLGVFGKITFATSASLDPDGNIVTTGFTEGNLGGQPLLGKLDSYITKYDEEGKRLWLKHLGGGPKNFSKGSTYGLAVNSDKDGNVLSTGMTVVEILDGQNKIGYQDAYLSKYDKDGNKKWTRMIGGGSNTDFHQGTSAGRGVASDQLGNIYVIGTTNAGTFFGEKNTAEHDGLFMVKYDPDGNQIWARTARNTGPDNIESIAGDLTIDSNGEIYFVGAAQGGFDDQTQIGIEDALLIKYDSDGNKLWVRLLGVPDQISVANDVSLDADKNIYIVGITSGELDGQTPIGTSDTFVVKYDSDGNKLWTRLIGNPDYSGFFRSETQGFGITVDPNGNSYIAGAISAVKIPFTNSIDNAFAAKFDTDGNLVWSNLKYMEEVTKCEVHAQDVVLGLNDSFFVVGYTSCLLNIIDPVNGINSLFISKEMIGNGI
- a CDS encoding CapA family protein, whose translation is MRFFRKHFISSISVLLYLPILLTFACAGVPGNSSIPEKPAEVQASIVDKIETQIEKLFGKEEDPEVVKVLLGGDVMFNWGIRDTIKSKGELAPVKGLKSLFESADLRVLNLETPVVSEKSWDHGKAYVFQAKESDLETMSFLGVDLVSLGNNHAMDHGPEGLEETLKFLENRKISSIGAGKNIEFAFRPWIWEGKDTTLRVYSATNVAEGRSHYAGQTPGVMPLDPELILKKFQIEKFQLNSSKTSKRDKKSKALPPGKQFRILSLHWGVEYSPFPTIEQRKIAKTLADSGLDIIVGHHPHIPQGIEKLGNTIVFYSLGNLIFGSRNAYLNHNLIVILHIKKSKLINIELVPIFGKFQNEDHLVRPLEGKEAENFLKEVAVLSQDLGTKIRIDGDRAWVELD
- a CDS encoding type II toxin-antitoxin system VapC family toxin, which translates into the protein MSYLIDTDIIIYSLKEDPIVRQNFLDRKNSIKSVSVITYGELIFGAQKSSYKERNLATVRRIAELFPVIELTEGIMETFGELKANQQKKGNTVEDFDLLIGSTALYLNYTLVTNNEKHFQKIPGLRIENWANVA
- a CDS encoding FitA-like ribbon-helix-helix domain-containing protein, encoding MANLQVRDIDDRLYEALKRRAEMEHRSISQEVVLLIENYLAHDNKESERKTLGFLELSGSWVDDRSPDKIVKDIRSSRTKNTLGKDADELFD
- the rpsF gene encoding 30S ribosomal protein S6, translating into MRNYEITTITRSTAKEVAKTEVLEIFKKHSINVTAEEEWGQKKLWHPIQHQDYGIFTHFKVNAEQSALEKVERDFGLNQNLLRSMIVRLNG
- a CDS encoding single-stranded DNA-binding protein — translated: MANDINRVTLVGRLTRDPEFKTVNGTSLVNFSLANGRTYVTGGEKKEETHFFDCEAWGKGADIIQQYCKKGKQLVIEGRLKQDTWETMEGKKASRIRIVVENFQMIGGARENGSGEYGSSANSGSSSYSSAQDDMGSSGTDDDIPF
- the rpsR gene encoding 30S ribosomal protein S18; the protein is MSDNEIQEELKQEMTAEGMPLDQEGGRPPKKQNKYKKKVCRFTADPELAKQINYKNTELLERFITNRGKIIPRRITGTSAKYQRILAREIRKARSIGLLPFKVN
- the rplI gene encoding 50S ribosomal protein L9, giving the protein MRVILQKDVSNLGDAGDVKEVADGFARNFLFPQRLAVRASEGKTKMALHQRKLADLKKEKRKKDMESISSGLNGKEFEISVKTGGGDKLFGAVTPADVAALLKTAGFEVDKRKIEFPEPIRNLGSYKLKVRLAEGILPTITVHVKKEEVVSTEA